From Drosophila yakuba strain Tai18E2 chromosome 2L, Prin_Dyak_Tai18E2_2.1, whole genome shotgun sequence, one genomic window encodes:
- the LOC6528725 gene encoding dnaJ homolog subfamily C member 13 isoform X2, which yields MLPPKENVDLECFLVTKHSWKGRYKRILSIGTAGISTYNPDKLDLTNRWSYSDIVAAAPSKTSNIPHDFVVTIKKDKKLDTIKLSSEYRNDILSSILKYYKEFADKPKNAQRFSAYKYHWSGISLPTVLEVTPCSLDQLDPTTNDVLASYMYKDIEGIIGISDYEGGIVMAYGGFSRLHLFKALNHHEIVQNIAQRSAQFLGIETKILKSQITLEQFERQRFGKFSGDQFQTSSTEFSVHKITPRHPDPVKRILCLTEVTLLERDPQTYSVCTLRPLTDVFALVRDKDNLQRFSIEYKNGIVRNYSTNDRDSLLATVLDAVRSSGNQDVHVRIGNTPRGKRYVPLNSSVDEETEANLMRLVINNFQNPSKRYEILERFNANVPHSGLNYSVTQDSLFAENKDKLILSALQALAQKELDSPTAQLSNLELEAIFHALTRLLASKVGYAAFTNLPGFREIIGTKVVAALRRKDLAVTYSAIDMINSLMHSVNSDHDLKQEQLNKSSILSSKSFLETLLNMWTTHVSHGSGALVLSAMLDFMTFALCVPYSETTDGKQFDILLELVADRGRYLYKLFQHPSLAIVKGAGLVLRAIIEEGELQVAQQMQALALDEAALCRHLLVALYTPSNDPTQTTQRQLSRHLIGLWLTDSEEAMELFKRIFPAGLLTFLESEETVPESDVEEDKLNFRDNLKFAIQHSNKTRKNVIEKHLQGIKHWGMNLIEKQDGAAQALKNRPVVLRNRRQKKKTSDVVVNLPFFFYTFAKDHSLPNLIWNHKTREELRMCLENELRQFLNDRDLAGQMIVAWNYQEFEVAYQCLADEIKIGDYYIRLILEKDDWPQNLVKDPIELFNALYRRVLCRQRVNDDQMTVFSLQALAKVYRRYHAEIGKFNDMSYILQLSDRCLSPSMRDALINLISCLVLEKSNSRALIDHVQCLVDLITLAHLHKGRAQLNTKTNVIEAGPNMGTYEEKDWYYNIEKDGQKPERQGPITYSELKELWQKGLITPKTRCWAIGMDGWRSLQQIPQLKWCLIAKGTPLYDETELSSKILDILIKCTSFFPSRTQNGVAVLIPGPKLSRKLSEFICLPHVVQVCLTHDPGLLERVATLLYQIMEDNPEMPKVYLTGVFYFMLMYTGSNILPITRFLKMTHMKQGFRSEETSQSGIMHRSILGQLLPEAMVCFLENYSAEKFAEIFLGEFDTPEVIWSSEMRRLLIEKIAAHIADFTPRLRGHTMARYPYLAIPVISYPQLENELFCHIYYLRHLCDTQKFPNWPISDPVQLLKHTLDAWRKEVEKKPPQMTIQQAYQDLGIDLTKTPKPDESMIRKSYYKLAQMYHPDKNPNGREIFEKVNQAYEFLCSRNVWSSGGPDPNNIVLILRTQSILFERYPDVLRPYKYAGYPQLIKTIRLETRDDELFSKEAQLLTAASELCYHTVHCSALNAEELRREEGIEALLEAYTRCVSILGVDSKPDSLHYQVISNVTRCFEVACNFEKCKQKIIQLPQLLSDVCRVVYFKHTLSVSLVTSLAANNYDLQCQLSRNGVLWSLLLFVFEYDYTLDESGVEVSDKSNQQQLANNLAKMAVLGCIALAGYSMELRQKPVTGSETNSPAAKAPPAIKPKPSVSAASSSTYTQNAHNPLQSKQLAITSGKEKESDTSSGSSDTASSTPTESEQQQQLTKTRSSAIQQKYIVTGEAKNSLIKQVLDRLLTRYISNQLATVRDSDVLKLLTANTRNPYLIWDNGTRAQLKDFLEQQRTASARETHEDIAQVSELVSSFEFDAHKDELQIGGIFIRIYNDMPTHPIAQPKLFIMDLLEYLKHAYQFLQYKKNPTLTAAPVSATPKMGNDGILTPTLAPNHPQLQQASTGKSGTTFDDVLTAYNRSKSRKKLETDALTEQQLALQQSKYDFSSDGKIELHITMVLKALIAVIKANAEVEIQCIGNFDMIFGFLASNIFPDNSTVKTVALEVVSLVSRNKECVSEVAACEILGNYLVALKDPELRASQVKVLETLSGLMNVQEMIKEAQAKGATIYLLDLFCNSRNPQIREMCAGVLAKMTADRLSGPKVRITVSKFLPALFIDAMVESPATSVQLFESIHEHPELIWNDTTRSNVCDAVADTCQRFYQLQKANPRHVWKDPEILKDIVSNEIVVAGVYLRLFVSNPAWTLRKPKQFLSDLLDFVVEQIGKSSSEQDVLDLSTTALVELLRSQPNLADDIPVLGHIPKLFNLLSVQPKNTLSVLHQLSLSEFCVSAISQTECVSPLKKCMEHNRDCIEKACEALSRLFKHQHDSLISQSLEVGLIPFLLGLLDSRLEFVDNPSAVKAQIVAALKGMTHNLNYGDRVTQILLKHPVWSEFKDQRHDLFIADTTIRGYLTGVNPTAGYLTAGPAQSVEVLTSPPPIDRDDPSARPPID from the exons ATGCTGCCGCCTAAGGAAAACGTCGACTTGGAGTGCTTCCTGGTGACCAAGCACTCCTGGAAGGGCAGGTACAAGCGCATCCTCTCTATCGGCACGGCCGGCATATCCACCTACAATCCGGACAAGCTCGACCTTACTAACAGGTGGTCCTACTCGGACATCGTGGCGGCAGCACCATCAAAGACTTCAAAT ATACCCCATGACTTTGTGGTGACCATCAAAAAGGATAAGAAACTAGATACAATCAAGTTATCGTCGGAATATCGGAACGATATCCTAAGCTCTATACTAAAATACTACAAGGAGTTTGCAGACAAGCCCAAAAATGCTCAG CGCTTCAGTGCTTACAAGTATCATTGGTCGGGCATCAGTCTTCCGACCGTACTGGAGGTCACGCCCTGCTCTCTGGACCAGCTAGATCCCACCACCAACGACGTGCTGGCCAGCTACATGTACAAGGACATCGAGGGTATAATAG GCATCTCGGACTATGAGGGAGGAATCGTGATGGCTTACGGCGGATTCAGTCGCCTCCATCTGTTTAAGGCGCTCAATCACCACGAAATCGTGCAGAACATAGCACAAAGATCTGCTCAGTTTCTGGGCATCGAAACCAAAATACTCAAGAGTCAGATCACATTGGAGCAGTTCGAAAGACAGCGGTTCGGCAAGTTTAG CGGCGACCAGTTTCAAACCTCGTCGACCGAATTCTCGGTCCATAAGATAACGCCCCGCCATCCGGATCCTGTAAAGCGTATTCTCTGCCTCACCGAAGTAACGCTACTGGAGCGGGATCCTCAAACTTATAGTGTCTGCACCCTGCGTCCGCTCACTGATGTGTTTGCCCTAGTAAGAGACAAGGACAATCTTCAGCGCTTTAGCATCGAGTACAAGAATGGAATCGTGCGAAACTACAGCACCAACGACCGGGACTCGTTGTTGGCTACTGTGCTGGATGCTGTCCGCTCCAGTGGCAACCAGGATGTGCACGTTCGTATTGGTAACACGCCGCGTGGGAAACGGTATGTGCCATTGAACAGTTCGGTTGACGAGGAGACAGAGGCGAATTTGATGCGCCTGGTTATCAACAATTTTCAAAACCCCTCTAAGCGGTATGAAATCTTGGAGCGCTTTAATGCCAATGTGCCTCACAGTGGCCTCAACTATAGTGTAACTCAGGAT AGCTTGTTTGCTGAAAACAAAGATAAACTTATCCTAAGTGCCCTGCAAGCGTTGGCCCAAAAGGAGCTGGACAGCCCTACGGCTCAGCTGAGCAACTTGGAGTTGGAGGCTATATTTCACGCACTTACTCGTCTCCTGGCTAGCAAAGTTGGATACGCAGCCTTTACTAATCTCCCAGG CTTTCGTGAGATTATTGGTACAAAGGTTGTGGCTGCTTTAAGGCGCAAGGATTTGGCTGTGACTTACTCCGCCATTGACATGATCAACTCGCTAATGCATTCTGTAAATTCTGACCACGATTTAAAACAGGAGCAACTAAATAAGTCATCCATTCTGTCATCAAAATCGTTTCTGGAAACTTTGCTCAACATGTGGACAACTCATGTG aGCCACGGCAGTGGTGCTCTGGTACTGTCAGCCATGCTGGACTTCATGACCTTCGCCTTGTGTGTGCCTTACAGCGAGACCACCGACGGCAAGCAGTTCGATATTCTGCTGGAGCTGGTTGCCGATCGTGGACGCTATTTGTACAAACTGTTCCAGCATCCCTCGCTGGCGATCGTGAAGGGAGCTGGATTGGTGCTGCGGGCTATTATTGAGGAAGGCGAGCTGCAAGTGGCCCAGCAAATGCAAGCATTGGCCCTGGATGAGGCGGCGCTGTGCCGGCATTTACTGGTGGCACTGTATACGCCCTCCAATGATCCAACTCAGACTACGCAACGTCAGTTATCGCGGCATTTAATCGGGCTGTGGCTAACAGACAGTGAGGAGGCAATGGAACTCTTTAAACGCATATTC CCCGCTGGCCTGTTAACCTTTTTGGAGTCTGAAGAGACTGTCCCAGAGTCGGATGTCGAGGAGGACAAACTAAATTTTCGTGACAATCTCAAATTTGCAATACAACATTCCAACAAAACTCGCAAGAATGTGATAGAAAAGCATTTACAAGGCATTAAGCATTGGGGCATGAACCTAATTGAAAAACAGGATGGAGCGGCTCAGGCGCTTAAGAATCGTCCTGTTGTGCTGAGAAATCGACGCCAGAAAAAAAAGACATCTGATGTTGTAGTGAATCTGCCTTTCTTCTTTTACACCTTTGCCAAAGATCACAGTCTACCCAATTTAATATGGAATCACAAG ACCCGCGAGGAATTGCGTATGTGCCTGGAGAATGAGCTGCGGCAGTTTCTTAATGATCGCGACTTGGCCGGTCAAATGATTGTGGCATGGAATTATCAGGAATTCGAGGTAGCCTATCAATGTCTAGCTGATGAAATCAAAATTGGTGACTACTACATTCGCTTGATACTGGAGAAGGATGACTGGCCGCAGAATCTAGTAAAGGATCC GATTGAACTTTTTAATGCCTTGTATCGACGCGTGTTGTGCCGCCAACGCGTAAATGATGACCAAATGACGGTGTTTTCCCTTCAGGCTTTGGCTAAGGTTTACCGCCGTTACCACGCCGAGATTGGCAAGTTCAACGATATGTCTTACATTCTGCAGCTTAGTGATAGG TGCCTTTCTCCGTCAATGCGCGATGCACTAATCAACCTGATTTCTTGCCTGGTGCTAGAGAAATCTAACAGTCGAGCCCTTATTGATCATGTTCAATGCCTAGTAGATCTCATCACCTTAGCCCATCTACACAAGGGACGTGCGCAGCTCAATACCAAAACAAATGTTATTGAAGCGGGTCCCAATATGGGAACATACGAAGAGAAGGATTGGTACTACAACATTGAGAAGGATGGTCAAAAGCCGGAGCGTCAGGGACCTATTACATACTCGGAGCTCAAGGAGCTGTGGCAGAAGGGATTAATCACACCGAAGACCCGTTGCTGGGCTATTGGCATGGATGGCTGGCGATCGCTTCAGCAGATCCCTCAGCTAAAATGGTGTCTTATTGCTAAAGGCACACCGCTTTACGACGAGACTGAATTATCCTCAAAGATCTTAGACATACTGATAAAGTGCACTAGCTTCTTTCCGAGTCGCACCCAAAATGGCGTGGCTGTTCTTATTCCAGGTCCAAAGTTGTCTCGCAAACTTTCCGAGTTCATCTGCCTACCGCACGTGGTACAAGTTTGCCTAACCCATGATCCCGGATTGCTCGAGCGCGTAGCTACGCTGCTCTATCAGATTATGGAAGACAATCCGGAAATGCCAAAGGTGTACCTTACGGGAGTCTTCTACTTCATGCTCATGTACACAGGCAGCAACATTTTACCTATTACTCGATTCCTCAAGATGACGCATATGAAGCAAGGATTCCGTAGCGAAGAG ACCTCCCAATCTGGCATCATGCACCGCAGCATCCTTGGTCAACTTCTCCCCGAGGCCATGGTTTGTTTCCTGGAAAATTACAGCGCAGAAAAGTTTGCAGAAATTTTCCTAGGCGAGTTCGACACCCCTGAGGTAATATGGAGCTCAGAGATGCGACGTTTACTAATAGAGAAGATAGCGGCACACATCGCAGACTTTACGCCTCGACTTCGAGGACACACAATGGCTAGGTATCCGTACTTGGCAATTCCAGTGATAAGCTATCCGCAACTGGAGAACGAGCTCTTCTGTCACATATATTACCTGCGCCACTTGTGCGACACCCAAAAGTTCCCCAACTGGCCCATATCTGATCCCGTGCAGCTTTTAAAGCACACACTGGACGCTTGGCGCAAGGAGGTAGAGAAGAAACCTCCTCAGATGACAATCCAACAGGCTTACCAGGACTTAGGCATCGACCTTACTAAGACTCCTAAGCCAGATGAGTCGATGATTCGCAAGAGCTATTATAAGCTGGCGCAAATGTATCATCCCGATAAAAATCCGAATGGTCgcgaaatatttgaaaaagtgAATCAG GCGTATGAGTTTCTATGCTCCCGAAACGTCTGGAGCTCGGGTGGGCCAGACCCCAATAATATTGTGCTTATACTTCGCACACAGAGCATACTTTTTGAGCGGTATCCGGATG TTTTGCGACCCTACAAATACGCAGGTTACCCGCAGCTCATTAAGACCATCCGTTTGGAGACACGAGATGATGAGCTCTTTTCAAAGGAAGCCCAACTACTAACAGCTGCCTCTGAGTTGTGTTATCATACGGTTCACTGCTCTGCCTTGAACGCTGAAGAACTGAGGCGGGAGGAAGGCATCGAGGCTCTTTTGGAGGCGTACACCCGTTGCGTGTCTATTTTGGGAGTGGACTCTAAGCCGGACTCGCTGCACTACCAAGTCATATCGAACGTAACTCGCTGCTTCGAAGTAGCCTGCAACTTTGAGAAGTGCAAGCAGAAGATCATCCAGCTCCCACAGTTGCTGTCTGACGTTTGTCGTGTGGTCTATTTTAAACATACGCTATCGGTAAGCCTGGTGACCAGTCTTGCTGCCAATAACTACGACCTGCAATGCCAACTGTCGCGGAACGGCGTACTCTGGTCTCTACTGCTTTTCGTCTTCGAGTATGACTACACGCTTGACGAAAGCGGGGTGGAAGTGAGCGATAAGTCAAACCAGCAGCAACTGGCCAACAACCTTGCAAAGATGGCAGTCCTCGGTTGTATCGCCTTAGCTGGCTACAGCATGGAGCTGCGTCAGAAACCGGTGACTGGAAGCGAGACAAACTCACCAGCAGCTAAGGCGCCACCAGCCATAAAACCAAAGCCATCGGTGTCCGCAGCGTCAAGCTCAACTTACACCCAGAACGCTCACAATCCCCTGCAAAGCAAACAGCTGGCAATTACGAGCGGAAAGGAAAAGGAGTCAGACACCTCATCTGGTAGCAGCGACACCGCTAGTTCCACACCCACCGAAAgtgagcaacaacaacagcttaCAAAGACCAGATCCAGTGCCATCCAGCAAAAGTACATTGTTACGGGGGAGGCTAAAAACTCCCTAATCAAGCAGGTTCTCGATCGTCTGCTCACGCGTTACATTTCCAACCAGTTGGCCACGGTTCGCGACAGTGATGTGCTTAAGTTGCTTACGGCGAACACCCGTAACCCCTACCTCATCTGGGATAATGGAACTCGCGCTCAGCTTAAGGATTTCCTCGAGCAGCAGCGAACGGCCTCCGCTAGGGAGACGCATGAGGACATTGCCCAGGTCTCTGAGCTGGTTTCCAGCTTTGAGTTCGATGCACACAA GGACGAGCTGCAGATCGGTGGCATATTTATACGCATATACAATGATATGCCAACTCATCCTATTGCTCAGCCAAAGCTCTTCATCATGGACCTGCTGGAGTACCTAAAGCACGCTTATCAGTTTCTGCAGTACAAAAAGAACCCGACATTAACTGCCGCTCCAGTCAGCGCTACTCctaaaatgggaaatgatGGCATACTGACCCCCACTTTGGCGCCTAATCATCCTCAGCTTCAGCAGGCCTCGACGGGAAAATCGGGCACTACGTTCGACGATGTTCTGACTGCTTATAACCGATCAAAGAGCCGGAAGAAGCTGGAGACAGATGCCCTGACAGAACAGCAGTTGGCGTTACAGCAGAGCAAATACGACTTTAGCAGCGATGGGAAGATTGAGCTTCACATTACCATGGTGCTGAAAGCATTGATTGCGGTGATCAAGGCCAACGCCGAAGTGGAAATTCAGTGCATCGGAAACTTTGATATGATATTTGGCTTCTTGGCCAGCAACATATTCCCCGAT aACTCTACTGTTAAAACGGTGGCCTTGGAGGTAGTATCTTTGGTTTCACGCAACAAAGAGTGCGTCTCGGAGGTGGCAGCCTGTGAGATCCTTGGCAACTATCTGGTGGCCCTCAAAGACCCAGAGCTTCGGGCCAGCCAAGTCAAGGTGTTGGAAACTTTGTCAGGGCTGATGAACGTGCAAGAGATGATTAAGGAGGCCCAGGCCAAAGGTGCCACTATCTACCTGCTGGATTTGTTTTGCAACTCTCGTAATCCGCAAATTCGTGAGATGTGCGCTGGTGTCTTGGCCAAGATGACAGCGGATCGTCTAAGCGGTCCCAAAGTGCGAATCACTGTGTCAAAGTTCTTGCCAGCGCTTTTTATAGATGCTATGGTGGAGTCGCCAGCTACGTCCGTGCAGCTCTTTGAGTCCATTCACGAGCATCCGGAACTGATTTGGAACGATACCACGCGATCGAATGTCTGTGATGCTGTGGCCGATACGTGTCAAAG ATTCTATCAGCTGCAAAAAGCGAATCCCCGGCATGTGTGGAAAGATCCGGAAATACTTAAGGATATTGTATCCAATGAAATCGTTGTAGCCGGCGTCTACCTCCGACTGTTTGTCAGCAATCCCGCTTGGACACTTCGCAAGCCAAAGCAATTCCTTTCCGACCTTTTGGACTTTGTCGTCGAACAAATCGGTAAAAGCTCCTCAGAGCAGGATGTGCTAGACCTGTCCACCACTGCGTTAGTGGAGCTCTTACGGTCGCAGCCCAACCTTGCAGACGATATTCCTGTGCTTGGACATATACCAAAGCTGTTCAATCTGCTCTCAGTGCAGCCAAAAAACACGCTATCAGTATTACATCAGCTCTCGTTGTCTGAG TTCTGCGTGAGTGCCATCTCACAGACGGAATGCGTGTCGCCACTAAAAAAGTGCATGGAGCACAATAGGGATTGCATCGAAAAGGCCTGCGAGGCTCTAAGCCGGCTCTTTAAGCATCAGCAT GATTCGTTAATCAGTCAATCTTTGGAGGTGGGACTTATACCGTTTCTTCTGGGACTACTGGACAGTCGTCTGGAGTTCGTGGACAATCCATCGGCGGTTAAGGCACAAATTGTAGCGGCTCTTAAAGGCATGACGCACAATCTCAATTACGGCGATCGGGTCACGCAAATTTTGCTCAAACACCCCGTGTGGTCCGAATTCAAAGATCAGCGCCACGATCTTTTCATCGCCGACACAACAATACGTGGCTATCTGACGG GAGTCAATCCAACGGCTGGCTACCTAACAGCGGGTCCTGCGCAAAGCGTAGAAGTGCTCACCTCACCGCCGCCCATCGATCGCGATGATCCTTCTGCCCGTCCACCCATCGACTAG